The genomic segment GAACGTCTGCGTGTGGGATGTATCGGCACCGGTGGGCGGGCGCAGTTTTTGATCACTGCATTTGCCGGCCTGGCGGAATGTGATGTTGTCACGGTTTGTGATCTCGACCCTGAGCGACTTTCACGTGGCGTCGAGGTGGTCAAAATCGCCCAAGGCCATCCGCCAAAAGCCGAGACCGATTTTCTGAAGTTGATCGACGATCCGACACTGGACGTGATTGTCGTGGGCACTCCCGATCATTGGCACGCAATTCCCACCATCATGGCCTGCCAAGCGGGCAAGGATGTCTACGTCGAAAAACCGGACGGCCATAACATGGTCGAAGGGCAACGCATGGTGCAGGCGATGCGCAAACATGGCCGCATCGTCCAAATGGGGACGCAAGCCCGCACAGGCGAGCATTTCCAAGCAGCGATAGATTACATCGCCACCGGCGCGCTGGGCAAAGTGCTCGTGGCCAAAGCCTGGGAAAGTACACGACAAAGTTCATTGGGGCACCCACAAGACAGCAGCCCGCCGGCCGGAATTGATTACGACCGTTGGCTCGGCCCTGCCCCGAAACGGCCCTTTAATAAAATGCGGTTTCATGCCAATTGGCGATGGTTCTTTGAACTGGGCGCCGGGGACCTCGGCAACGACGGCGTGCATCGCTTGGACTATGCGCGTTGGGCACTCAGCACAGCTGTCGAAGCCCAAGGAGGAAAGCCACTGCACATGCCCACAAAAATCTCCGCACTGGGGGGCAAGTGGTACTTCGATGACATCCAAGAGTGGCCCGACACCTTGCAAGTGAATTACGAGTACCCCGGTGAGGAGGACGGACCGGGAAAAATCCTCACATACGAAATGCGAGTCTGGACACCCTACAATCATGAAGGGGAAGGCGAGGGAGCGGTGATCTATGGCGATCAGGGTTACATCGTAATCGGCAACCGCCGCTGGCGAGCTTACGGACCGAAACACAAATTGTTGGCCGAACATTCAGGCAACAACGACGGCCTTTCGCACATTCAGAATTTCGTGGACTGCATAAAGAGCCGAAAAAAACCGAACGCCGATTTAGAAACAGTCGGCCACCCTTCGTCAATCCTCTGCCACGCCGGCAACATCGCCTGGCGCGTCGGCCGACAAGTGCAATTGGACCCGGAAACGGA from the Symmachiella macrocystis genome contains:
- a CDS encoding Gfo/Idh/MocA family protein, whose protein sequence is MSATNRRGFLKSSAAVATNTAAAAVLMSEAQAAKAPANERLRVGCIGTGGRAQFLITAFAGLAECDVVTVCDLDPERLSRGVEVVKIAQGHPPKAETDFLKLIDDPTLDVIVVGTPDHWHAIPTIMACQAGKDVYVEKPDGHNMVEGQRMVQAMRKHGRIVQMGTQARTGEHFQAAIDYIATGALGKVLVAKAWESTRQSSLGHPQDSSPPAGIDYDRWLGPAPKRPFNKMRFHANWRWFFELGAGDLGNDGVHRLDYARWALSTAVEAQGGKPLHMPTKISALGGKWYFDDIQEWPDTLQVNYEYPGEEDGPGKILTYEMRVWTPYNHEGEGEGAVIYGDQGYIVIGNRRWRAYGPKHKLLAEHSGNNDGLSHIQNFVDCIKSRKKPNADLETVGHPSSILCHAGNIAWRVGRQVQLDPETETFIDDDEANALRTRPEYRKPWELPVV